The genomic region GATCTTCGCGAGCTCGTCCTGCGTGAACACGGTGGCGGTCCCCGTGCGCTTGGCGTCGAGGACCGGCGTCTCCGCGGTCACGGTAAGGGTTTCCGCGACCGAGGCGACCTTTAGTCCTACGGTGATGTCGACGCTAGTGCCGGTGGCCACGACCACGTTTTCGCGGGTGACGGTGGCGAAGCCGACGAGTGTAGTCGTGAGCTGATAAGCGCCGGGGTCAAGGTTCAGGACTCGAAACCGGCCGTCGGCGCCACAGATGGTGGTGAAGGTGCCCCCGGGCCCCTTGACCGTCACGCTGGCGCCGGGCAGGGCCGCGCCCGACTCGTCGGTGACGGTACCGTAGACATTGCCGGTGGCGAGCTGGGCATGGATGGGAAGGGCCGTGGCCAGTAACACCACTAGGCTAAGCGCGATTCTCTTCATATCAGACAACCTCCTCCTTGGGATGAGGCGGGCTGCTAGGAACAAGTGGTTGAACGCATCCCAGCAAAACGCGGGCCACGCCAAGTCGGCAGGCCCCAGATCGCCACGTTGGCAATAATCACTTTAGTGGACGATAGTTACGACCTGCCGATGGACATCCATCTCCACTGGCTCATTCCATCCGGTCGTAGCGATCGGTTCCGTGAATCCATAGATTTGGACACATGTTGAGTCGGGCTAAGCACGCTCACCAACACTCCAGGTAAGCTTGTTCCGGCAAGGTGGGATCAGAAGGGACGGGTCACCGCGATCGCTCGAGCCGGGCGACCTCCTCCGGTCCCAATCGCCGCCAGCGGCCGGGAGCCAGCTCGCCCAAAGCCAGGTCACCCACTCTGACCCGTACCAGCTCTTCCACCGGGAGTCCCACCGCCGCGCACATCCGTCGGACCTGACGGTTCCGGCCTTCCGTGAGGACGATCTCCAGCCAAGAGTGCCCCCCCCGGGCCGCGCCCAGGGGTCGCACACGCGCCGGGCGGGTCACGGTGCCATCGGGTAGGGCGACACCCTCCCGCAGGATGCGCAGCGCCACCTCGCCCGGGACCCCCCCCACGCGCGCGTGGTAGGTCTTCGCCACCTCGTGCCTTGGGTCGGTGAGCCGCTCCCCCAGGCGGTGATCGTTGGTGAGGACGAGGAGGCCGGAGGTGTCCTTGTCCAGCCGGCCTACCGGGAAGACCCAGCGGCCCACGTCCCCGAGGCGGTCGTAGACGGTGGCCCGGCCGCCGGGGTCCTTGCGCGTGGTGACGAGGCCGGGCGGTTTGTGGAAGGCGATCACGATTCGCTCCGTGTCATCCCCCACTCGTTCTCCGTCCACTGTGACCCGTTCACGTCGGGGATCGATCCGTCGCTCGGGCAGCTTCACGACCCGGCCCGAGACGCGCACCCGCCCCTCCTTGATCCATCGCGCCGCCTCCGTTCGGGAGCAGACGCCGAACTTGGAGAGGGCCCGGGCGAGCGAGACGGGAGCGGGGCCTTCTTGTGGGGAACGACCGCGGGGGGAGCCGCGCGGGGGCAGGGACACTACTGCGGCTTGTCGCTCAAGGCGAAGGTCATCTGGCCCTCGCAGACGACGCGACCCGCCACCCGGGCCACGCCCCGGAGGCTCCCCATCTTGCTCCGCAGTCGCAACACCGTCCCCTCCAGCAAGACCTGGTCTCCCGCCGCCACCGGGCGCCGGTAGCGCACGCGATCGATGCCCATGAAGTAGATGAGGCGAGAGCGATTCTCGGGTTTGGCCAGGATCAGCACAGCCCCCGCCTGGGCCATGGCCTCGGTCAGGATGGAGGCGGGAAGGATGGGCACCCCCCCCGGTCCGGCGATGAAATACCGCTCGTCGGAGGTGACGTTCTTGACGCCCACGATCCGGCGGTCGGCTTCGAACTCGATGATGCGGTCCACGAGCAGGAACGGGTAGCGGTGGGGCAGGATGGCCTTGATGTCCTCGATCTCCAGGGGCAGCTTGAGGGCGGTGGCCACGGTCATTGGAGGCTTAGTCTACACCTCCCCCGGGGCCGAGAAGGGCCCGTGTTAACATGGCCCGTGCGCGGATCGGAGAGTGTCAAGCACAGTCCGCCCCTGCCCGGTGAGCTGCTGGCAGAGCTGCTCCTGCTCGTGGGCGAGATCAACTCCGTCCTCGACCCTGATGAGCTGCTCTCCGCCATCGCCCAGCAGCTCCGCCGCATCGTAGACTATAAGATCCTCGACATCTTCCTTCCCGACGCGGACGGTGTGCTCTCCCCCGCCCTCATCGAGGGACACTCCCCGGAGTCGGTGGCGCAGTTTCGCCTGCGGCCCGGGGAGGGAATCGTGGGCGCGGCCGCCCAGCTTCGGGAGCCCATCTTCGTCCCCGACGTGGCCCAGGATCCGCGCTATGTCTCCTTCTTCCCGGGGGTGGTGGCGGAGCTGGCCATTCCCCTCGTCCATCGCGACCGGCTCGTGGGCGTACTCAACATCGAAGGCCCGGACGTGGAGGCTTTCAGTCCCGCCGCCCGCACCGCGCTCGGGGTCCTGGCCAACCACCTGGCCGTGGCCATCGCCAACGCCACCCTCTACCGGGAGACCCGCTGGTACGCCGGGCTGCTGGCCACCCTCTACGAGATCGGCAAGGAGACCGCGTCCATCCTGGACCTGGACGAGCTGCTGCACCGAGTGGCGGAGATCGTGAAGCGTGTGATCGACTACGAGATGTTCGGGATCCTGCTCATGGACGAGGAGCGGGGGGAGCTGGTGCTGCGCAAGGCAGTCAACCTGGGGACCTCCAAGGAGAAGCAGCGGCTCAAGGCGGGCGAGGGGCTCTGCGGGGCCGCCGTCCGCACCAAGGCTCCGGTGCTGGTGGGGGACGTGACGAAGGACCCGCGCTATCTGGGCCTGGTCCCGGAGACGCGCTCCGAGCTCGTGGTCCCGCTCGTCCACAAGGACCGGGTGGTGGGGGTCTTCGACCTGGAGTCGCCCGTGCTCGATCGCTTCACCGAGGAGCATGTGAAGGTTCTGACTCCCCTCGCCAGCCAGGTGGCGGTGGCAGTTGAGAACGCCCGCCTCTACGCGGAGCTCAAGAAGAACGAGGAGCGGCTGCACAAGGAGCTCATCATTGCCCAGGGCATCCAGCGTGGGCTCTTCCCCGAGGACTGTCCTTCCGGGCCGGGTTGGGAGGCCTCCGCCCACTTCCGCCCCGCCCGCGAGCTGGGGGGCGACCTCTACGACTTCTTCGACATGGGGGAGGGGGTCCTGGGCGTGGCCGCGGGCGACGTCGCCGGCAAGGGCGTCCCCGCCGCCCTCTACGGGGCCTTCGCCTCGGGCACGGTGCGGGCCCGCGCCTTCCAGCGGCGGGGCCCCGCCGACCTGATGATGGCGGTGAACCGGACGCTGCGGCGGCGCGGGGTGGAGGGGCTCTACTGCACGCTCGGATACTCCCTTTTTGACTTCCGCGCCCGTGCCCTGCGCGTTGCCAACTCGGGCCTGCCCTATCCGATTCTTTACCGGGCGGCCAGCGGCCGCAGCGCTCCCGTCGAGGTGGGCGGCCTCCCCCTCGGCTGCTTCGACAGCGTGGCCTACGACGAGAAGGAGCTCGAGCTGTCGGCCGGGGACGTGTTCGTCTTTCACACGGACGGCCTCACCGAGGCCCGGCGGGGGGGCGAAGACTACGGAGTGGCCCGCCTGGGCCGCCAGATCGAGGAGCATGCCCGCCTGCCCGCGCCCCGCCTGGGGGAGAAGATTCTGGAGGACGTGGACCGGTTCATGGGGGACGCCGTCCCCACCGACGACGTCACCCTCATCGTGGTGAAGGTGCTATGAGCCAGCCGGAACGCCGCAAGAGCCCCCGCTTCTCGGTGAACGTGCCCGTGCGCGTGACGAGCGGCGCCGACACCTTCGCCGGGATCCTGAAGGATCTCTGCCGCGACGCCGCCCTCGTGGAGAGCCAGCGCGCGGCCACCCTGGGGAGCGACGTGGCGCTGGCCCTGGCCCTCCCCGGAACGGGGGGGCCGCTCCAGGTGGCCGGCCGCGTGGTGCGGCTGGGGGAAGGAGACCACGGGGGCCACGACATCGCCGTCCTCTTCACCAACCTGACCTCGGCCGCCGAGACCCGCATCGAGTTCTTCATCACCCTCCAGCAGGGCGGCTGATCCCTGAGGGATGCCCGGGACTGCGTGACCCCCATCACAGTGCGGACAGGCGGCCGATCGGGTATACTCGCGCGCTCCATCAGAGATATCGTGTTGTCCGAGAACGGTTTGCGTGCTCTAGCCTTGTTGGCGGCGCTCCCCGCGGCGTCCTGGGGACAGGTGCCCCGCTTCTCCACCGGCGCGGAGCTCGTGGTGCTCTCGGCCACCGCCGTGGACGGCAAGGGACGCCCGGTGACGGACTTGAGGGCCGAGGAGCTCAAGATCTTCGAGGAGGGGCGCCCCCAGAGGCTTGCCCACTTCTCCGAAGGCCGGGACCTCCCGGCGCGTGTGCTCCTGCTCGTGGATGCAAGCGGGAGCATGAACACGGAGCTGAAAGTCACGAGCACCCGCATGGCCGCCTACCAGATCCTGGGCTCGCTGGGACCGGAGGACGAGATCGCTCTCGCCGGGTTCGACCAAGACTACTGGGGGCTCGTTCCCTTCACGCGAGACCGGGAGCGGATCAAGAAGGCCTTCGACGAAATCGTCCCCTTTGGCTCCACCGCCCTCCACGACGCCCTCGACCGAGCGGCGCGGGATCTGGCCAGCCACGGGGAGGGCCGTCGGGCGGTGGTGGTGATCACCGACGGCATGGACACGGCGAGCCAGCACACCCCGGACGAGGTGATCGCCCATTCCCGCGCCCTCGACGTCCCGATCTACGCGGTGTCCGTGGTGTCGCCCCTCGACGATCCGTCCTCTTCGCTGTTCGTCGGTCGGCAGAAGCCGAGCCCGGCGTCGGTGGGAAGCGCGGTGCTCGCCCGTTACGCGTCCCTCTCCGGGGGGGCGGCCTTCAGCATCAGCGACTTCAACGGGCTACGGCGGGCCGCCACCCAGATCGCGGGCGAGCTCAAGCATCAGTACCGGCTGGGCTACGACCCCCCCGAGGGTCCGGCCCGCTTCCGCCGTGTCGAGGTGCGCTCCACGCGGAAAGGGGTGGTGGTGCGCACCCGCAGCGGCTACGTTCCAGCGTCCTAGGGTAGGTTTATGACGTCGTCCGGGCGAGAAACTCGCCCACAATAAGGAGGTCTTGGTGAGAGCCATCGTGGTGACGTTGTTTGCGGGAGCAGCCTTCTCGGGCTGTGCGACCAACAAGTACGTGCAGCGCGAGGTGGGGGAGATCAACAAGAAAGTGGACGCCGTCTCCGCGGAAGTGGAGAAGACCGAGCAGCGGGTTCAGAGGGCGGAGGTCCGGATCGACCAGGTGGATAAGGGCGTCCAGACCGCCCAGGCGGGGGTGACGGAGGCCAAGGGCTCCGCTCAGCAGGCCATGAACAAGGCCCAGGACGCGGAGAAGGCGGCCAAGGGCAAGCTCATCTACACCGTGACCCTTTCCAACGACAAGGTTCGCTTCCCCATGAACCATGCCGAAATCAGCGACGAGGCCAAGAAGCTGATCGACGATGCCATCGCCCCCTACAAGGCCGAGAACCGGGGTGTGTACTTCGAGATCGAGGGCCACACCGACTCCACGGGGCCGGAGGACTACAACATGAAGCTGGGGGAGGAGCGGGCCACGTCCGTCCGCAACTACCTGGCCAAGACCCACGGCATTGCCCTGGCCCGCCTTTCCGTGATCTCGTACGGGCCGAGCAAGCCGGTGGCTGACAACAAGACCCCGGAGAACCGGGCCCAGAACCGGCGGGTGGTGATCCGGGTCCTGGAGTAGAGCCTTTCCGCGTCGAGCCCCGGGGCAGGGCAGCGCTCCGGGGAATGGAATGCCGCCGCCCCCCCGGCGGTATCCTTCGTGGAGGCGACCACTCCGGCCCGCATGGGCGCGCTTCGATGAAGCTGGCAGAGGGCGATCGGGGCGAGTCAGACCTCCTGGCTAAGGCGAAGGGGGGGAATTTCTTTGCCTTCGAGAAGATCGTTAAGCATTACCAGCGCCGCGTCTACGGCGTGGCCCTGCGCATCGTGCGCCGCCACGACGTGGCGGATGACGTGGCCCAGGAGGCCTTTATCCGGGCCCACCAGGCCCTGGACAGCTTTGATCTCGCCCGCCCCTTCGGCCCCTGGATCTGCCGCATCGCCGCCAACCTCGCCGTCAACCACGTCCGCTCCCCGCACGCCCGGGAGGAAGGCCTCCCCGAGGGCCACAGCGAGACCCCTGCCCGGGGGAACGATCCCCTTGATGGGGTGCTCGAGCGCGAGGCCCGGGAGGTGCTGGATCGGGCCGTGGCGGGCCTGCCCCTGGAGCAGCGCGCGGTCTTCGTTCTCCGCACCGTGGAGGACTTCTCCTACCTCGAGATCGCCGAGGCCCTGGGCATCTCCCCGGGCACGGTCATGAGCCGCCTCTTCCGCGCCCGCGAGCGCCTCTGCGACGCCCTGTCTCCTTACTTGGGCACTTCCCTGCGCCGGTCGGGAAGGGAACACCGATGAGCGCCCACGTGCTGGACCGGCTCTCCGCCTACCTGGACGGTGAGCTCTCGCCCCCGGACCGCGCCCTCGTGGCCGAGCACCTGGCCGGCTGTGAAGAGTGCTCCCGCCGGCTCCAGGCGCTGGGGATCGTGGACGCGGCGGCGCGGGAGCTGCCGGCGGAGCCTCCGGCCGGCTACTTCTCGGCCTTCCCCGGACGAGTGCGGCGTCGACTGGAGGGGGATACCCGCGAGCGCGCCTCCTGGCGTGTGCCGGCCTGGACTTGGGCGGCGGCGGCCGCCGCCCTCCTGGCCGTGGTGGCGCCCCTCACCCTGATGCGGTCTCGTCTCCCCGGGGGATCGCCGCAGGAGGAGAAGGCCTCTCCCGCGACCGGCTTCGCCGCCACCCCACCCGCCGCGGCTCTACAAGCCCCCGCCGCGGCCTCCCCCGCCAAGGCGGCGCCGAGCCCCGCCGAGCTCCCGGCGCGCATGCCGAAGCCGGAGACGAGGGCCGAGGGGAGCGCGGGCCTGCCGCCGGGAATGGTTGGCGGGCGCGAGTTGCCGGCAGATGCGCTGGCTCGGGGAGGGACGGCAGCGGCCTCGCCGGGGACTCCGCCCCCGGCCGCCGGCCTGCTCGCGGAGAGTCGGGCGCCCGAGCCCAAGCCTTTCGCGGCCCCCGCGCCCGCTCCTGAAAAGCCCGCTGCTGAAGAAAAGGATGAAGCAAAGCCATCGGGAGGGCGGAACCTGACGGAACGGGAGTCCGGGACGGCCTCGCTCGACAGCGCCCGACCCCCAGCGGGCCAGGATCGCGGCGTGCGGGCCAAAGGGCAACTCGAGGCGGCGCCGGAAGTGGCCTTGAAGAGAGCCACCCCGAGCCCACCCCTGGAGGCGGACCGCCTCTACCGTAACCTTCTCTTCCGGTCTGCGCAGACGCTCGCAGAGGCACGCGAGCTGCGCGAGGCCTGGAGGTCCTTCAGCCGGCTCCACCCCGAGGGCGCCCCCGCCGACGAGGCCAGGGTTAGGGTGGTGGAGACGGGGGCCCAAGCCTATCGGCTCGGCTCGGACCCGGACGACTTGACTCGGGTGCGGGACGACGCCCGGGCCTACCTGGAGCGCAAGGACGCGGCTCAAGCCGCTCGAGTAAGGGCGGTGCTGGAGGCGCTGGGGCTGCAGCCCTAAGCGGCGGTCCAGACTGGGGTTGACGTGGCAAGGCCGACCCTACGCCAGACCCGTGATTCGGGTCACTGAGTCGCTCGCGGGCCAGCGGTACACTTCACCCAATACTCGGGTCTAGGGCCCGATCCGCTCCTGCTCAGAGCAAACCCGGGGTAACCCGGAGACGCAGAGCCACGGGGCCCCCAGGGCCAGCCGAGCCACCAGGAGCCTTCAATGGTCCGAGCCCGTCACGGGCCGGAACAGGGAGGTTCACCGTGAAGGGCACGAGCGGCTGTGTCCTGGTCCTCATCCTCGTCGCCGGCCGGGCTCACGCCCAGGCGGTCAGCGTCCCCGTCGATGCGGCGGCGGGTCGACACCCGATCGACCCCCGAATCTACGGACTGGCCTATCCCGATCCGGCCTCCATCACCGACCTGCGCTGCCCGCTCTCGCGCTGGGGAGGCAACAACACCAGCCGCTACAACTGGCAGCAGAACGCGGACAACCGGGGCGCCGATTGGTACTTCGAGAGCATCGCCTACAGCAGCCCCAACGCCGGGGACGCCACCGACACCTTCATCTCCCAGGCCAAGTCGGGTGGCGCCCAGCCCCTGCTCACCATCCCCACCATCGGCTGGGTGGGGAAGCTGGGCCCGAGCCGTGGAAAGCTGGCGAGTTTCTCGATTGCCAAGTACGGACCCCAGACGGGCGCGGACTCCCAATGGTTCCCCGACGCCGGCAACGGCATCTCCAGCGGGACCGGCCAGCCCGTCACCGGCAACGACCCCAACGACGCCAGCGTCGCTTCGAACTCGACCTTCCAGCAGGGCTGGGTGCAACACCTCGTGTCGCGGTGGGGCACGGCGGCGAACGGCGGGCTCCTCTACTACATCCTGGACAACGAGCCCAGCATTTGGCACTCCACCCATCGGGATGTCCACCCCACGGGCGCCACCATGGACGAGATCAAGAACGACATCCTGGACTACGGAGCCCGGATCAAGGCCCAGGATGCCGGGGCCTTGATCGTGGGACCGGAGGAGTGGGGCTGGTCGGGCTACCTCTACAGCGGCTACGACCAGCAGTGGGGCGCGCAGCATGGTTGGTCCTCCCTGCCCGACCGGGCAGCCCACGGCAATTGGGACTACCTGCCCTGGGTCCTCGATCAGCTGCACCAGCACGACGTCTCCACCGGCCAGCGCCTCCTGGACGTTTTCACCGTGCACTACTACCCGCAGGGCGGGGAGTTCGGAAACGACACCTCCACCGCCATGCAGCTGCGGCGCAACCGTTCGACCCGCTCCCTCTGGGATCCCGCTTACGTCGACGAGAGCTGGATCGCGGACACCGTTCGGCTCGTTCCGCGCCTCAAGGCTTGGGTGACGACGTACTATCCAGGCACCGAGATCGGGATCACGGAGTACAACTGGGGCGCCGAGGGACACATCAACGGGGCCACCGCCCAGGCCGACATCCTGGGCATCTTCGGGCGGGAGGGCTTGAACCTGGCCACCCGGTGGACGACGCCGGCCGCCGCCAGCCCCACCTACAATTCCATCAAGATGTACCGCAACTACGACAATTCGGGCTCCGGCTTCGGTGACACCAGCGTCTCCGCGGCCGCCCCCAGCCCCGACACGCTGGCCGTATTCGCCGCCGAACGCACCGCCGATGGCGCCCTCACCATCATGGCCGTCAACAAGGTCCTCACGGGCACGACCGCCGTCTCCTTCCCTCTCGCCAACTTCGTCGCCGCGGGGACGGCCCAGGTCTGGCAGCTCACGTCGAGCAATGCGATCACGCGCCTCGCCGACGCCACCCTGTCGGGTTCGGCCCTGAGCGCTACGCTTCCCGCCCAGAGCGTCACGCTGTTCGTCATTCCCCCATCGGCGGCACCGCCCGCCCTCTCCATCAATGACATCGTGGCGGGGCCGACCAGCGCCATCTTCACGGTCAGCCTATCCGCGGCGAGCGCTCAGACCGTCACCGTCGCCTATGCCACCGCGGATGGCACTGCCACCGCCGGCGCCGATTACGTGGCCGCGACGGGCACCCTCTCCTTCTCCCCTGGAACCACCGCGCAGGTCGTTACGGTTCAGGTCATAGGCGCAACCCGTCTCGTCGACAAGGCGTTCCTCGTCAACCTGAGCACGCCCTCCGCGGCCACCATCGCCAAGCCTCAGGGCACGGGAACTATCGTCCACGTCCCCCCCACCCGGGGGTGGGAGGACGGCACAAGCGGCGTTACCTCTCACTCGAATTGCGGCACGGGAGCGGTCGAGCACTTGACCAGCCAGTACGTCGGCTACATCGGCATCACGGACGTCACCTTCCCCCGGGTCGGCGACATCTACTACTCCCGCGTGGTCGTGAGCACGGTGGGCAATGCCTGCGCGGGGACCTCGGTCCACGTGGAGGTGCTGCTCCCGCCGTCCACCCAGTTCGAGATCAGCGCCGGGCACCCCGTCCTCTGCTTCTCCACGAGCCCAGGAGGTGTGACCACCCCGATCGTGACCGGGTGCCCGCAGACCGTGAGCCAGGGGACTCACGGCTGGACGGTGGACTCGACTGATCCGGCACACCCCGGACCGTGGGCCCTACCCATGGGCTCTACGCTCGAGATCCGGTTCCCGGTGCGCACCCTCCAGAGGCTGAGCGGCAGCGCGACCAACTCGTATCTCCAGTCGTATGTCCAGGCCATGGACGGGGTGAGCAATCCTTGGGGGAACTCGACCCAGCCCGTCTCCGTCGGAGACAAGCCTCCCGGCTCACGCCTGGGCCAGGGAGGGGCCGACTTCGACAACGACCTCCGGGCGGATCCCACCGTCTACTACCAGGCCAACGGGCTCTGGTACGTCCGGAAATCGATGACGGCGTCGACCTTCTCTGTGTCCCTCGGAGGGACGGGCTATGCGTCCGTGTCGGGTGACTTCGATTGGGACGGCATCCCCGACGTGGCGGTCTATCACCAGAGCTCCGGGCTCTGGTTCATCCGGAAGTCCTCGACGGGCGCGACCTATTCGTACGGCTTCGGGGGCCCCGGCTTCACACCGGTTCCCGCCGACTACGATGGAGACCAACAGACGGACTTCGCCGTTTATCATCAGGCGAGCGGACTCTGGTACATCAACAAGAGCACGACCCTCACCTCGGTTTCCGTCGGCTTCGGGGGCACCGGGTACGCCCCCGTGCCGAAGGATTACGATGGAGACGGAAAGACGGACCTGGCCGTCTACCACCAGGCGAGCGGTCTCTGGTTCATCCAGCAGTCTTCGACCGGCTCGGTCACCACTACCGGCTTCGGCGGCCCCGGTTTCGTGCCCGTGCCCCGCGACTACGACGGCGATGGCAAGGCCGATCTCGCCGTCTTTCACCCCGCGAGTGGCCTCTGGTACATCCGGCCTTCGGGCGCGGGGCCGGACATCGTGCAGGGCTTCGGCGGGTCAGCCTACACCCCGGTCCCCGCGGACTACGACGGCGACGGGAAAGCCGACATCGCCGTGTATCACGAGGCGAGCGGGCTCTGGTTCATCCGGCAATCGACGACGGGCACAACCGTCTCCTTCGCCTACGGCGGCAGCGGGTTCACCCCCGTGAATTACTGAGGACGAGGGACCCCGGCGAGACAGGGCTTTCGGGCGCGGAAGCACCCCACTATTCACCACCCGCCCCGGGTGGGGGGTCGTTCTCCGCCCGATGCATCAGCGCGCGGGCTCAGCCCGCCTTGGGGGCGTTGGCGGTTGCGGGATTGGCGGCGAGCCGGCTGTGGCGCCTTCCGTACGCGACGTAGAGGGCGCCCCCAATGAGCATCCAGACGCCGAAGCGCACCCAGGCCGCCGAGGGCAAGCCCAGCATGATGTAAAGGCAGGAGGCGGCACCCGCGGGAGCCACGAACCAAATGAGGGGGGCCCGGAAGGGGCGGGGCCGCCCGGGATCCTTCACGCGCAGGGCGAGCACGCCCAGGCAGACGATAAGGAAGGCGAAGAGGGTGCCGATGTTGGTGAGATCGTAGGTCTCCGCGTCGTCCAGGAGGGTGCAGCCCACGGCCACGGCCACCCCCGTGATGATGGTGGTCACGTGGGGCGTGCGGTAGCGCGGGTGCACGGCCCGAAACGCGACGGGGAGCAGCCCGTCTCGGCTCATGGAGAAGAAGATCCTCGGCTGCCCGAGCTGGAACACGAGCAGCACCGCGGTCATGGAGATGATCGCGCCCAGGGAGATGATGGCCTGGCCCCAGTGGAGGCCGGCCACCTCGAAGGCCTTGGCCAGCGGATCCGATCCCTTGAGCTGCTGGTAGGGCACAAGTCCGGTCGCGACCAGCCCCACCACGACGTAGATGACCGTGCACACGGCCAGCGAGCCAAGGATCCCGATGGGCATGTTGCGCTGGGGGTTCTTTGTCTCCTCGGCCGCCGTGGAGATGGCATCGAAGCCGATGTATGCGAAGAAGACGATGGCCGCGCCCTGGTGGATTCCGGCCCAGCCGTTGGGTGCGAAGGGCGTCCAGTTGCGCGGCTCGATGTAGAGGGCGCCCACGCCCACGAAGAGGGCCAAGACCCCGAGTTTCAGGATTACCATCGCGTTGTTGGCGCGCGCGCTCTCCTTGATGCCGATCACGAGCAGCCAGGTGATGAAGCCCACGATCACCATGCCGGGGATGTTGAGCCCGAGGCGGTGGCCGAAGAGCAAGGGAAGCTCCCCCATCCGGTCCGGGAATGAGAAGAGCACGTTGCGGTAGCTGTGGGAGAGCCAGAAGGGGAATTCGATGCCGAAGACACGCAAGAAGGAGGTGAAGTAGTTGGACCAGGCGATGGCCACGGCCACGTTCCCTACCGCGTACTCCAGGATGAGGTCCCAGCCGATGATCCAGGCCACCAGCTCCCCCAGGGTGGCGTAGGCATAGGTGTAGGCGCTTCCCGCGATGGGAATGAGGGCGGTCAGCTCGGCGTAGCAGAGGCCGGCGAGAGCGCAGACCGCGCCCAGGAGAACGAAAGAGAGCACGAGGGCGGGGCCCGCGCCCAGCCGCGTGACCGTGCCGTCCGCTGCCGTCTCCCCCACCGCGGCGGTGCCGATGGCCGAGAAGATACCCGCCCCGATGACGGCCCCGATGCCCAGCATCACGAGGTCGAAGGCGGAAAGGGTGCGCTTGAGGCCGTGAACTCCCTCCGCCTCGTCGAGCGTGGCCTGAATATCGGCCACGCCCTTGGTCCGGAAGAGGGCGTTCGTCATGGCTCCTGGGTGGACACGAGGTGCGGGATCATAGCATGGCGGCTTTCGTCTACAATCACCGGCCAGGGAGGTGAGACCGCGTGCTGGTGGTGATGCGGAAGGACGCGACCCGGGAGCAGATCCGGGGAGTGGTGACGGCCATCGAGGCCCGGGGCTACAAGGCCCACCCGGTGCCGGGCGGCGAGCGGACCGCGATCGGCATCACCGGGAACCGGTCGGCCGAGGACCTTCCCGCCTTCGAAGGCCTTCCCGGCGTGCTCGAGGTCATCCCCGTCTCCCACGCCTACAAGCTGGTGTCGCGGGAGGTCAAAGCCGAGAACACGGTGGTGAGCATAGGCGGGGTCCGGGTGGGGGGAGCGGGCTTGGTTCTGGTGGCGGGACCCTGCGCGGTCGAGTCTCGGGACCAGATACTGACC from Vicinamibacteria bacterium harbors:
- a CDS encoding VWA domain-containing protein, whose product is MLSENGLRALALLAALPAASWGQVPRFSTGAELVVLSATAVDGKGRPVTDLRAEELKIFEEGRPQRLAHFSEGRDLPARVLLLVDASGSMNTELKVTSTRMAAYQILGSLGPEDEIALAGFDQDYWGLVPFTRDRERIKKAFDEIVPFGSTALHDALDRAARDLASHGEGRRAVVVITDGMDTASQHTPDEVIAHSRALDVPIYAVSVVSPLDDPSSSLFVGRQKPSPASVGSAVLARYASLSGGAAFSISDFNGLRRAATQIAGELKHQYRLGYDPPEGPARFRRVEVRSTRKGVVVRTRSGYVPAS
- a CDS encoding pseudouridine synthase: MSLPPRGSPRGRSPQEGPAPVSLARALSKFGVCSRTEAARWIKEGRVRVSGRVVKLPERRIDPRRERVTVDGERVGDDTERIVIAFHKPPGLVTTRKDPGGRATVYDRLGDVGRWVFPVGRLDKDTSGLLVLTNDHRLGERLTDPRHEVAKTYHARVGGVPGEVALRILREGVALPDGTVTRPARVRPLGAARGGHSWLEIVLTEGRNRQVRRMCAAVGLPVEELVRVRVGDLALGELAPGRWRRLGPEEVARLERSR
- the fabZ gene encoding 3-hydroxyacyl-ACP dehydratase FabZ — protein: MTVATALKLPLEIEDIKAILPHRYPFLLVDRIIEFEADRRIVGVKNVTSDERYFIAGPGGVPILPASILTEAMAQAGAVLILAKPENRSRLIYFMGIDRVRYRRPVAAGDQVLLEGTVLRLRSKMGSLRGVARVAGRVVCEGQMTFALSDKPQ
- a CDS encoding zf-HC2 domain-containing protein, which codes for MSAHVLDRLSAYLDGELSPPDRALVAEHLAGCEECSRRLQALGIVDAAARELPAEPPAGYFSAFPGRVRRRLEGDTRERASWRVPAWTWAAAAAALLAVVAPLTLMRSRLPGGSPQEEKASPATGFAATPPAAALQAPAAASPAKAAPSPAELPARMPKPETRAEGSAGLPPGMVGGRELPADALARGGTAAASPGTPPPAAGLLAESRAPEPKPFAAPAPAPEKPAAEEKDEAKPSGGRNLTERESGTASLDSARPPAGQDRGVRAKGQLEAAPEVALKRATPSPPLEADRLYRNLLFRSAQTLAEARELREAWRSFSRLHPEGAPADEARVRVVETGAQAYRLGSDPDDLTRVRDDARAYLERKDAAQAARVRAVLEALGLQP
- a CDS encoding OmpA family protein, whose protein sequence is MRAIVVTLFAGAAFSGCATNKYVQREVGEINKKVDAVSAEVEKTEQRVQRAEVRIDQVDKGVQTAQAGVTEAKGSAQQAMNKAQDAEKAAKGKLIYTVTLSNDKVRFPMNHAEISDEAKKLIDDAIAPYKAENRGVYFEIEGHTDSTGPEDYNMKLGEERATSVRNYLAKTHGIALARLSVISYGPSKPVADNKTPENRAQNRRVVIRVLE
- a CDS encoding GAF domain-containing SpoIIE family protein phosphatase, yielding MLTWPVRGSESVKHSPPLPGELLAELLLLVGEINSVLDPDELLSAIAQQLRRIVDYKILDIFLPDADGVLSPALIEGHSPESVAQFRLRPGEGIVGAAAQLREPIFVPDVAQDPRYVSFFPGVVAELAIPLVHRDRLVGVLNIEGPDVEAFSPAARTALGVLANHLAVAIANATLYRETRWYAGLLATLYEIGKETASILDLDELLHRVAEIVKRVIDYEMFGILLMDEERGELVLRKAVNLGTSKEKQRLKAGEGLCGAAVRTKAPVLVGDVTKDPRYLGLVPETRSELVVPLVHKDRVVGVFDLESPVLDRFTEEHVKVLTPLASQVAVAVENARLYAELKKNEERLHKELIIAQGIQRGLFPEDCPSGPGWEASAHFRPARELGGDLYDFFDMGEGVLGVAAGDVAGKGVPAALYGAFASGTVRARAFQRRGPADLMMAVNRTLRRRGVEGLYCTLGYSLFDFRARALRVANSGLPYPILYRAASGRSAPVEVGGLPLGCFDSVAYDEKELELSAGDVFVFHTDGLTEARRGGEDYGVARLGRQIEEHARLPAPRLGEKILEDVDRFMGDAVPTDDVTLIVVKVL
- a CDS encoding sigma-70 family RNA polymerase sigma factor — protein: MKLAEGDRGESDLLAKAKGGNFFAFEKIVKHYQRRVYGVALRIVRRHDVADDVAQEAFIRAHQALDSFDLARPFGPWICRIAANLAVNHVRSPHAREEGLPEGHSETPARGNDPLDGVLEREAREVLDRAVAGLPLEQRAVFVLRTVEDFSYLEIAEALGISPGTVMSRLFRARERLCDALSPYLGTSLRRSGREHR
- a CDS encoding PilZ domain-containing protein, with the translated sequence MSQPERRKSPRFSVNVPVRVTSGADTFAGILKDLCRDAALVESQRAATLGSDVALALALPGTGGPLQVAGRVVRLGEGDHGGHDIAVLFTNLTSAAETRIEFFITLQQGG